One window of Phycodurus eques isolate BA_2022a chromosome 8, UOR_Pequ_1.1, whole genome shotgun sequence genomic DNA carries:
- the tmem161a gene encoding transmembrane protein 161A: MALMGIQLVVSLLTASIMQRMAPHCSFARWLLCNGSLFRFKHPSEGELCALAGKQMPKTNRRDRRQNGENKPLTVPRDINLHLEKAPVNPMDALVLRFFLEYQWLIDFAVYATGVFLFTECYYNVVDASKEVNIGAIWCVLTVLFGLKTLHTLMSHYFRSEEGGERSVCLAFGFLCLLVAMLVLVVREDYLEFGLESGFSSLFDNLEVFAKQQGYADWSIPVTKLTVKLSLAAFCAYVGALMAFPGLRLAQTHLDAVQMNSDRPLIQILLHMSFLSPVVVLILWVKPMARDFLANAPLGKTSVTLVSSDAFDSVRLWTVVALCVLRLALIRYHLQAYLNLAQKWVEQMKKEAGRIAAIDIQRKVTRVFCYLSVVTLQYVVPVLLILFSTLALKALGGFSWGGASADETPGVKPASPMPTAAPVISGALDEDEELFEDMEEDIQVTVARLLEMLAALRSVLTPLFFRGFFAFLTWWVAACQVVSSLLGVYFHQYLMHN, translated from the exons atg GCActgatgggaatccagctggtGGTCAGTTTGCTGACCGCCAGCATCATGCAGAGGATGGCGCCACATTGCTCCTTTGCACGCTGGCTCCTCTGCAATGGCAG TCTGTTCCGGTTCAAGCACCCATCCGAGGGGGAGCTGTGTGCACTCGCTGGGAAACAGATGCCCAAAACAAATAGGAGAGACAG GAGACAAAATGGAGAGAACAAGCCTCTCACTGTGCCCAGAGACATCAACCTTCACCTGGAGAAAGCTCCAGTCAATCCCATGGATGCCCTCG TGCTGCGTTTCTTCCTGGAGTACCAGTGGCTGATTGACTTTGCCGTCTACGCGACTGGCGTCTTCCTTTTCACTGAGTGTTACTACAATGTGGTGGATGCCAGCAAGGAGGTGAAtattggcgccatctggtgtgTTCTCACCGTTCTTTTTGGCCT CAAAACACTCCACACGCTGATGAGCCACTACTTCCGCTCAGAGGAGGGCGGCGAACGTTCCGTGTGCCTCGCTTTCGGCTTCCTGTGCCTGTTGGTAGCCATGCTGGTACTGGTGGTCCGGGAGGACTACCTGGAGTTCGGCTTGGAGTCGGGCTTTTCCAGCCTCTTCGACAACTTGGAGGTGTTCGCCAAGCAGCAGGGCTACGCTGACTGGTC GATCCCCGTCACCAAGCTGACCGTGAAGCTCAGCCTGGCCGCCTTCTGCGCGTACGTCGGCGCCCTGATGGCGTTCCCTGGATTGCGTCTGGCTCAGACTCACCTGGATGCCGTGCAGATGAACTCGGATCGTCCACTCATTCA GATTTTACTACACATGAGCTTCCTATCTCCGGTTGTCGTGTTGATTCTGTGGGTTAAACCCATGGCCAGGGACTTCCTCGCCAACGCGCCCCTGGGGAAAACCTCTGTCACGCT GGTGTCCAGCGACGCCTTTGACAGCGTGCGGCTGTGGACCGTGGTGGCTCTGTGCGTCCTGCGGCTAGCGCTAATCCGCTACCACCTGCAGGCCTACCTCAACCTGGCTCAGAAGTGGGTCGAGCAAATGAAGAAGGAAGCTGGGCGTATTGCCGCCATTGACATTCAGAGGAAG GTTACACGTGTGTTTTGCTACCTGAGCGTAGTGACTCTCCAGTATGTGGTTCCAGTGCTTCTCATCCTCTTCTCCACGCTGGCCCTCAAGGCACTGG GGGGATTCTCTTGGGGGGGAGCAAGTGCGGACGAGACCCCCGGCGTGAAGCCCGCCTCGCCGATGCCCACGGCGGCGCCAGTCATCTCGGGTGCTCTGGACGAAGACGAGGAGTTATTCGAGGACATGGAGGAGGACATCCAGGTCACGGTGGCGCGCCTTTTGGAGATGTTGGCCGCGCTGCGCTCCGTTCTCACACCACTCTTCTTCAGGGGCTTCTTCGCCTTCCTTACCTGGTGGGTGGCAGCCTGCCAGGTGGTCAGCTCGCTTTTAGGCGTCTACTTCCACCAGTACCTTATGCACAACTAG